In one window of Microtus pennsylvanicus isolate mMicPen1 chromosome 2, mMicPen1.hap1, whole genome shotgun sequence DNA:
- the LOC142844178 gene encoding proline-rich protein 30-like, translating to MLPQNKDQAKLQNTVPPGCPPQVLSQFADSPPSNLASLSPHQSLPPPHLPLPSHRPAYFSFSSPPQPHSPGPHFYSSDSNSDCVPLPFFSSIPSSPTFFHQNYPCLPSRHSSPPLNYQLGASPPLSHHSSLSQVQNSSPHSCQSPPHLQGIHSSTATSPSPSPPSGGISSNKQTWQCPQSKNTRSLGVAGGCKASKVDPAEFKDPMALAQALAVRVGRRRIATDLQLLLLRHMLLGTSTPGQAPVVEYPICLQCLQPRTRSCPTPKYKMGTRLLAFPQLLPCAQGQESGPLRIGIGFGLHLSRGQAKALHLLPPKKRQEASPQREVVLRQPPTTQTPEAQVMDTLSQAGPLKSAGLQSLKSSQCSVPPAQAPRWVTASLRPRLSTAPKRLASPESSLQKLPP from the coding sequence ATGTTGCCTCAAAACAAGGACCAGGCGAAGCTACAGAACACAGTACCCCCAGGGTGTCCCCCTCAGGTCCTCTCACAGTTTGCTGACTCCCCTCCATCCAACTTAGCATCTCTCTCCCCCCAtcagtccctccctcctccccacctacctttgCCATCTCACAGGCCAgcctatttttccttctcttctccgcCACAGCCCCACTCTCCTGGGCCTCACTTCTACTCTTCTGACTCAAATTCTGACTGTGTTCCCCTCCCATTCTTTTCCTCCATCCCGAGTTCCCCCACTTTCTTTCACCAGAACTACCCTTGTCTTCCTTCACGACACTCATCCCCTCCCCTCAACTACCAGCTGGGcgcctcccctcctctttcccatcactcttctctttcccaggTACAAAATTCCTCTCCTCACTCTTGccagtctcctccccacctccagggCATCCATAGTTCCACAGCCACgtcccccagccccagcccccctTCTGGAGGGATTTCCAGTAACAAACAAACATGGCAGTGTCCTCAATCCAAAAACACCAGGTCCCTTGGGGTGGCAGGGGGATGCAAGGCAAGCAAGGTGGACCCTGCAGAGTTCAAGGACCCAATGGCCCTCGCCCAAGCCCTAGCCGTCCGTGTGGGGCGCCGCAGAATTGCAACAGATCTCCAGCTACTGCTTCTGCGGCACATGTTGCTCGGCACATCCACACCCGGTCAGGCCCCAGTCGTGGAGTATCCCATTTGTCTACAGTGCCTCCAGCCCCGCACCCGGTCTTGCCCCACCCCCAAGTACAAGATGGGGACAAGGCTTCTTGCCTTCCCTCAACTACTGCCCTGTGCTCAGGGCCAGGAGTCTGGGCCTCTCCGCATAGGTATTGGCTTCGGCCTCCACTTGTCTCGGGGCCAGGCCAAAGCCTTGCATTTGCTACCACCAAAAAAACGGCAGGAAGCAAGTCCTCAAAGAGAGGTTGTCCTGAGGCAACCGCCTACAACCCAGACCCCAGAAGCTCAAGTTATGGACACACTCTCCCAGGCCGGGCCCCTCAAATCTGCAGGCCTCCAATCACTAAAATCCAGCCAATGTTCCGTGCCTCCAGCTCAGGCACCAAGATGGGTCACTGCCTCCCTAAGGCCCAGATTGTCTACAGCCCCAAAGAGGTTGGCGTCTCCAGAATCTAGTCTCCAAAAGTTACCACCTTAA